A genomic region of Papaver somniferum cultivar HN1 chromosome 7, ASM357369v1, whole genome shotgun sequence contains the following coding sequences:
- the LOC113295597 gene encoding uncharacterized protein LOC113295597, which yields MIVLYWNVNGVSKVKAGLKLRELVREFRPVIICIAEPKIPYADGVMLRLNLDGFVKKAIHNSSSSSIGNLWILWSEDIEEPMVLNSTRQDVTVKNEGVFVSCVHASYIQVFRRRLWCQLAVVDTTTPWMDNGLFEADSLGSKFTWTNGQLGGRRIVSKLDRAIINEPWLNKSKRAPFRIQKMWFTHSDFIRMVEASCSAPVYGNPDFVFPFKLKRLKVAMKVWNLQVFGNVNARLSQAQLRFELASRNSDEDPFDTFKQNEMKDELVLVNEARMQQHIMLKQKSRNKWILEGSSNSSYFHSSIKTRRNSNTISELVNEEGCIIKESDQLRDHFVSYYENKFNGVDQPIEDSLFGYEHNSISHEERLMLDFIPSLDEIKGAVFDLNADSDPGPDETRLGKVLDKLVSEEQVVFMKGRNIHENISLASELVNELHIKRKDGNLGLKLDISQAFDTGNQKSLTNLLRLLEVYQQASGQRVCREKSKIYFGGGSLHRRQAIANFLGMGVTFFPDRYLGVKVMPGRVKYSHISNVVGKLKDHLSVYKGKMLSFQDRVVLIKSVLASYAIHNMVVYRWPVKFFKQSERVIHNFLWSGDSDLAKAFVVGYDNICSPVKEGGLGLTSLSNMNKALIMKLWWSIKTSKKNWARFLESKYTCRDGRLKMAGVKSSIFPGIRWVHTEVMRNTKYLIGDGRATSLFFDVCYGTVTLAEVLQRTDLDRRARVSDIIVQNQWHLEGEHMRDLASAGVARENLPRRLMGSDERIWMPDLKGMFSVRSARDLVRSKYPLLLEANLLWRRVVHPDLAAQNWKFVRVACANLDKVKSRFKIALPSRCSVCQIEEESLEHILWRCSAAKRAWQWLEGNFHLKSCYNLIASNKQEKGCNRMVKDLWLVSNMVVRSELWFQRNKMVYEKKKPCWNFFKKRVFNFIHEYSDRMNGCMLNRVEDLEILVFSE from the exons ATGATAGTTCTATATTGGAATGTCAATGGGGTGTCGAAGGTGAAGGCTGGTTTGAAGCTGCGTGAATTAGTTAGGGAGTTTAGGCCGGTTATCATTTGTATTGCTGAGCCGAAAATTCCATATGCCGATGGTGTGATGCTTCGTCTAAATTTAGATGGTTTTGTTAAAAAAGCAATTCATAATTCTTCTTCTAGTTCTATTGGTAATCTTTGGATACTTTGGAGTGAGGATATTGAAGAGCCAATGGTGCTAAATAGCACAAGACAAGATGTTACGGTGAAAAATGAAGGAGTCTTTGTTTCTTGTGTTCATGCAAGTTATATTCAGGTGTTTAGAAGGAGATTATGGTGTCAACTAGCTGTGGTAGATACTACTACTCCTTGGATG gataatggtCTTTTTGAGGCTGATTCTTTGGGTTCTAAATTCACTTGGACTAATGGTCAGTTGGGAGGGAGAAGAATTGTTAGTAAGCTGGATCGTGCCATTATCAATGAGCCTTGGTTAAATAA ATCGAAACGTGCTCCTTTCagaattcagaagatgtggtttacGCATTCAGATTTTATAAGAATGGTTGAAGCTTCTTGTAGTGCCCCGGTGTATGGTAATCCTGATTTCGTTTTTCCCTTTAAGCTAAAGAGATTGAAGGTGGCTATGAAAGTGTGGAATCTGCAGGTGTTTGGTAATGTGAATGCAAGGCTAAGTCAGGCTCAATTGAGGTTTGAATTGGCTAGTAGGAATTCTGATGAAGACCCATTTGACACTTTCAAGCAAAATGAGATGAAGGATGAGTTGGTGTTAGTTAATGAAGCACGTATGCAGCAACATATTATGTTGAAGCAAAAATCTCGAAATAAATGGATTTTGGAGGGTTCAAGTAATTCTTCTTATTTTCATAGTTCAATTAAAACTCGTAGAAATTCTAACACAATTTCGGAGTTGGTGAATGAGGAGGGGTGTATTATTAAGGAGTCAGACCAGTTAAGAGACCATTTTGTTTCttattatgaaaacaagttcaatGGAGTGGATCAGCCGATTGAGGATAGTTTGTTTGGGTATGAGCATAATTCAATCTCACATGAGGAAAGGCTGATGTTGGATTTTATTCCTTCTTTAGATGAAATTAAGGGAGCGGTTTTTGATTTGAATGCGGATAGTgatccaggtccagatg AAACTAGACTTGGTAAAGTCTTGGATAAGTTGGTCTCGGAGGAGCAGGTCGTGTTTATGAAAGGGAGGAacattcatgagaatattagtttggcTTCTGAATTGGTTAATGAGTTGCACATTAAAAGAAAGGATGGAAACTTAGGTCTCAAGCTGGATATCtctcaagcttttgatacg gggaATCAGAAGAGTCTGACAAACTTGTTGAGGTTGCTTGAGGTTTATCAACAGGCATCTGGTCaaagggtttgtagggagaagagcaaaatttattttggagGTGGGTCGTTGCATAGGAGGCAGGCTATTGCTAATTTCTTAGGCATGGGTGTTACTTTCTTTCcggatagatatttgggagttaaggtgatgcctgGTAGGGTGAAATATAGTCATATTAGTAAtgtggtgggtaagttgaaggaTCATCTCTCGGTGTATAAAGGTAAAATGCTTTCCTTTCAGGATCGGGTAGTGCTTATTAAATCTGTCCTTGCAAGCTATGCCATTCATAACATGGTTGTGTATAGGTGGCCTGTTAAATTTTTTAAGCAAAGTGAACGTGTTATTcataattttctttggtcgggaGATTCAGACTTGGCTAAAGCTTTTGTGGTGGGATATGATAATATTTGTAGTCCGGTGAAGGAAGGGGGTCTTGGGCTTACTAGCTTGAGTAATATGAACAAGGCTCTGATCATGAAGTTGTGGTGGAGTATTAAAACTTCTAAGAAGAATTGGGCTAGATTTCTGGAGTCGAAATACACTTGTAGAGATGGTCGTCTGAAGATGGCAGGAGTTAAATCTTCAATTTTTCCGGGGATTCGATGGGTGCACACTGAAGTTATGCGCAATACTAAATACTTAATAGGTGATGGTAGAGCAACTTCTTTATTTTTTGATGTTTGTTATGGTACTGTAACTTTGGCTGAGGTCTTGCAGAGAACTGACCTTGACAGACGTGCGAGAGTTAGTGATATCATAGTGCAGAATCAATGGCATTTGGAGGGAGAGCATATGCGTGACCTTGCAAGTGCTGGTGTGGCTAGGGAGAATTTACCAAGAAGGCTTATGGGCAGTGATGAGAGGATTTGGATGCCAGATCTAAAGGGAATGTTTTCTGTCAGGTCTGCAAGGGATTTGGTGCGCAGCAAGTATCCTTTGCTTCTTGAAGCAAATCTGTTGTGGAGGAGGGTGGTGCACCCGGATTTAGCAGCTCAGAATTGGAAATTTGTTAGGGTAGCTTGTGCAAATCTGGACAAAGTTAAGAGTAGATTCAAGATTGCTCTTCCATCTCGGtgcagtgtgtgtcagattgaggaggagtctttgGAGCATATTCTCTGGAGATGTAGTGCTGCTAAACGTGCTTGGCAGTGGTTGGAAGGTAATTTTCATCTTAAATCTTGTTATAACTTGATTGCTTCTAATAAACAAGAAAAAGGTTGTAATAGAATGGTTAAAGATCTGTGGCTTGTCTCCAATATGGTGGTGCGTTCAGAACTGTGGTTTCAAAGGAATAAGATGGTTTATGAGAAGAAGAAACCTTGCTGGAATTTCTTCAAGAAGCGTGTGTTTAATTTCATTCATGAATACTCAGATAGAATGAATGGGTGTATGCTTAACAGGGTTGAAGATCTGGAGATATTGGTTTTTTCAGAGTAA